One genomic window of Oncorhynchus tshawytscha isolate Ot180627B unplaced genomic scaffold, Otsh_v2.0 Un_contig_3056_pilon_pilon, whole genome shotgun sequence includes the following:
- the LOC112247768 gene encoding E3 ubiquitin-protein ligase RNF128-like — translation MAKQTDMFVLFFVCLSGLVQSTTAMIFWTAYVGVHFYDSSTNQTETRFCECGVYGRSSPLESAAGMVVLPASDPQGCSLDPYPSNANTTTQGFWIALVKRGNCTFSEKIRAAWARGAAAVVVYNLDGTGNSSDYMAHSDTSGTVAIMIGNLQGVEIANIVRSGVAVSMVIEVGKAHGPWMDTYWLYFLSIAFFIVTGASIVYFGFISAHRLHSLRVIHLTDRRLRNEAKKAIGRLEVRTLKRGDEETKPDSHTCAVCIESYRPGDVVTVLTCGHLFHKACIEPWLLDKRTCPMCKADILKALGVEGPGEEESSSSSVPPPDVPIVTVSGGSGRELLYEVPLNDKHLPTPTLTPQPPTEAWQPHHYDNIVFEGETHPQGNVATRG, via the coding sequence ATGGCTAAACAGACAGATATGTTTGTCCTGTTCTTCGTCTGTCTGTCCGGGCTGGTCCAGTCTACGACAGCGATGATATTCTGGACGGCGTACGTCGGGGTACATTTCTACGACAGCAGCACTAACCAGACAGAGACCAGGTTCTGTGAGTGTGGGGTGTACGGGCGTTCCTCCCCTCTGGAGAGTGCTGCCGGGATGGTTGTCCTCCCTGCCTCAGACCCCCAGGGCTGCAGCCTGGACCCCTACCCCTCCAACGCCAACACCACCACCCAGGGGTTCTGGATCGCTCTGGTCAAGAGGGGAAACTGTACCTTCAGTGAGAAGATCAGGGCAGCGTGGGCCAGGGGGGCGGCGGCCGTAGTGGTCTATAACCTGGATGGAACTGGTAACAGCTCAGATTACATGGCTCACAGCGACACCTCTGGCACTGTGGCCATCATGATCGGTAACCTCCAGGGGGTTGAGATCGCCAACATAGTGCGGAGTGGTGTGGCCGTCTCCATGGTGATCGAGGTGGGCAAAGCCCATGGGCCCTGGATGGACACCTATTGGCTCTATTTCCTGTCTATCGCCTTCTTCATTGTGACGGGCGCCTCCATTGTCTACTTCGGATTCATCTCCGCCCACCGACTGCATAGTCTCAGGGTGATCCATCTCACTGATAGGCGGCTGAGGAATGAGGCCAAGAAAGCGATTGGTCGGCTGGAGGTGCGTACGCTGAAGCGCGGGGACGAGGAGACGAAGCCGGACAGCCACACCTGTGCCGTGTGTATCGAGTCATACCGCCCAGGAGATGTAGTGACCGTCCTGACCTGTGGTCATCTGTTCCACAAGGCCTGTATCGAGCCCTGGCTGCTGGACAAGAGGACCTGCCCCATGTGTAAGGCTGACATCCTGAAGGCCTTAGGAGTGGAGGGGCccggggaggaggagagcagcagTTCCTCTGTCCCACCACCAGATGTCCCTATCGTCACAGTGTCTGGAGGATCAGGTAGAGAGCTGCTGTATGAGGTCCCTCTCAATGACAAACATCTTCCGACCCCCACCCTGACTCCTCAACCCCCCACCGAGGCCTGGCAACCACATCACTATGACAATATAGTCTTCGAGGGAGAGACACACCCTCAGGGGAACGTGGCCACCAGAGGATag